In a genomic window of Streptomyces roseoviridis:
- the glgB gene encoding 1,4-alpha-glucan branching enzyme: protein MTARSAGKTARKPKTPAPRAEAKPDGQDRAAVRKAPPLDAGERARLLAGEHHDPHALLGAHPVRGGIAVRVLRPWAREVTVLAKGKRYALHDEGDGLFTGVLPLLRKVPEYELRVRYDGDELAVVDPYRFLPALGELDLHLIGEGRHEELWTALGARVMTHQGVTGTRFTVWAPNARGVRVTGDWTYWDGTALPMRSLGSTGVWELFVPGIGEGAVYKFDIARPDGSHTLRADPMARRTECPPNTASIVTADHHEWQDEEWMARRGARPHHEAPLSVYEVHLPSWRPGLTYRQLAEQLPAYVADLGFTHVEFMAVAEHPFHGSWGYQVTGFYAPTARLGTPDDFRFLVDALHRAGIGVLMDWVPAHFPRDDWALAEFDGRPLYEHEDPRRSAHPDWGTLEFDYGRKEVRNFLVANAVYWCEQFHLDGLRVDAVASMLYLDYSREHGEWLPNEFGGRENLDAVAFLQEMNATVYKRCPGVITFAEESTAWDGVTRPTDQVGPGGFGGLGFGMKWNMGWMHDSLGYVEKDPVHRKYHHHEMTFSMVYAYSENYILPISHDEVVHGKRALVSKMPGDWWQRRANHRAYLGFMWAHPGKQLLFMGQEFAQGAEWSAEHGPEWWLMDETYHSAGDHRGVRDLVRDLNTVYTATPSLWERDTSPEGFQWVAGDAAEDNVFAFLRFDAAGSPLLVVCNFSPVVRADYRIGVPDAFAAWAEVLNTDAARYGGSGVVGTDPLKTESVPWHGRPASVRMTLPPLATVWLRPA, encoded by the coding sequence GTGACCGCCCGATCCGCAGGCAAGACAGCCCGCAAGCCGAAGACGCCCGCACCCCGGGCCGAGGCCAAGCCGGACGGCCAGGACCGGGCCGCCGTACGGAAGGCGCCACCGCTCGACGCGGGGGAACGGGCGCGGCTGCTCGCCGGTGAGCACCACGACCCGCACGCGCTGCTCGGCGCCCACCCGGTACGGGGCGGGATCGCGGTGCGGGTGCTGCGCCCGTGGGCCCGGGAGGTCACCGTCCTGGCCAAGGGGAAGCGGTACGCGCTGCACGACGAGGGCGACGGCCTGTTCACCGGTGTGCTCCCGCTCCTGCGCAAGGTCCCGGAGTACGAGCTCCGGGTCCGCTACGACGGCGACGAGCTCGCGGTCGTCGACCCGTACCGCTTCCTGCCCGCCCTCGGCGAGCTCGATCTGCACCTGATCGGCGAGGGCCGCCACGAGGAGCTGTGGACGGCGCTCGGGGCGCGGGTGATGACCCACCAGGGCGTCACCGGCACCCGCTTCACGGTGTGGGCGCCGAACGCCCGCGGCGTGCGGGTCACCGGCGACTGGACGTACTGGGACGGCACCGCCCTGCCGATGCGCTCGCTCGGTTCGACGGGCGTGTGGGAGCTGTTCGTGCCGGGCATCGGCGAGGGGGCGGTCTACAAGTTCGACATCGCCCGCCCGGACGGCTCGCACACCCTGCGCGCCGACCCGATGGCCCGCCGCACCGAGTGCCCGCCGAACACCGCCTCGATCGTGACCGCCGACCACCACGAGTGGCAGGACGAGGAGTGGATGGCCCGGCGCGGGGCGCGGCCCCACCACGAGGCGCCGCTGTCGGTCTACGAGGTCCACCTGCCGTCCTGGCGGCCCGGCCTCACGTACCGGCAGCTCGCCGAGCAGCTGCCCGCGTACGTCGCCGACCTCGGCTTCACGCACGTGGAGTTCATGGCCGTCGCCGAGCACCCCTTCCACGGCTCCTGGGGCTACCAGGTCACCGGTTTCTACGCGCCGACGGCCCGCCTGGGCACCCCGGACGACTTCCGCTTCCTCGTCGACGCGCTGCACCGGGCCGGCATCGGCGTCCTGATGGACTGGGTGCCGGCGCACTTCCCGCGCGACGACTGGGCCCTCGCCGAGTTCGACGGGCGCCCGCTGTACGAGCACGAGGACCCGCGCCGTTCGGCCCACCCGGACTGGGGCACGCTGGAGTTCGACTACGGCCGCAAGGAGGTGCGGAACTTCCTCGTCGCCAACGCGGTGTACTGGTGCGAGCAGTTCCACCTCGACGGCCTGCGGGTGGACGCGGTCGCCTCCATGCTCTACCTGGACTACTCGCGCGAGCACGGGGAGTGGCTGCCGAACGAGTTCGGCGGCCGCGAGAACCTGGACGCGGTGGCCTTCCTCCAGGAGATGAACGCCACGGTGTACAAGCGCTGCCCCGGCGTCATCACCTTCGCCGAGGAGTCCACCGCCTGGGACGGCGTGACCCGGCCGACCGACCAGGTGGGTCCGGGCGGCTTCGGCGGCCTCGGCTTCGGCATGAAGTGGAACATGGGCTGGATGCACGACTCCCTCGGCTACGTCGAGAAGGACCCGGTGCACCGCAAGTACCACCACCACGAGATGACCTTCTCGATGGTGTACGCGTACAGCGAGAACTACATCCTGCCGATCTCCCACGACGAGGTCGTGCACGGCAAGCGCGCCCTGGTGTCGAAGATGCCGGGCGACTGGTGGCAGCGGCGCGCCAACCACCGCGCGTACCTGGGCTTCATGTGGGCCCACCCGGGCAAGCAGCTGCTCTTCATGGGGCAGGAGTTCGCACAGGGCGCGGAGTGGTCGGCGGAGCACGGCCCCGAGTGGTGGCTGATGGACGAGACGTACCACTCGGCCGGTGACCACCGGGGCGTACGGGACCTGGTGCGGGACCTGAACACGGTGTACACGGCGACGCCGTCGCTGTGGGAGCGGGACACCTCGCCCGAGGGCTTCCAGTGGGTCGCGGGCGACGCGGCCGAGGACAACGTCTTCGCCTTCCTGCGCTTCGACGCGGCCGGCTCCCCGCTCCTGGTGGTGTGCAACTTCTCGCCGGTGGTGCGGGCGGACTACCGGATCGGCGTGCCGGACGCCTTCGCCGCCTGGGCGGAGGTGCTGAACACGGACGCGGCCCGCTACGGCGGCAGCGGCGTGGTGGGCACCGACCCGCTGAAGACCGAGTCGGTGCCGTGGCACGGCCGTCCGGCGAGCGTACGGATGACGCTGCCGCCGCTGGCGACGGTCTGGCTCAGGCCGGCCTGA
- the treS gene encoding maltose alpha-D-glucosyltransferase has protein sequence MTVNEPVPDTFEDTPAKDRDPEWFKRAVFYEVLVRSFQDSNGDGVGDLKGITSRLDYLQWLGVDCLWLPPFFNSPLRDGGYDVADYTSVLPEFGDLADFVEFVDAAHARGMRVIIDFVMNHTSDAHPWFQQSRSDPDGPYGDYYVWADDDKQFADARIIFVDTETSNWTFDPVRKQYYWHRFFSHQPDLNYENPAVQEEILSALRFWLDLGIDGFRLDAVPYLYQQEGTNCENLPATHAFLKRVRKEIDDHYPDTVLLAEANQWPEDVVDYFGDFRSGGDECHMAFHFPVMPRIFMAVRRESRYPVSEILAKTPEIPSGCQWGIFLRNHDELTLEMVTDEERDYMYAEYAKDPRMRANIGIRRRLAPLLDNDRKQMELFTALLFSLPGSPVLYYGDEIGMGDNIWLGDRDGVRTPMQWTPDRNAGFSSCDPGRLYLPAIMDPVHGYQVTNVEAGMASPSSLLHWTKRMIEIRKQNRAFGLGTYTELPSSNPAVLAFLRESADDLVLCVNNFSRFAQPTELDLRRFDGAKPVELIGGVEFPPIGQWPYLLTLAGHGFYWFRLKQS, from the coding sequence ATGACTGTCAACGAGCCCGTCCCCGACACCTTCGAGGACACCCCCGCCAAGGACCGCGATCCCGAGTGGTTCAAGCGGGCGGTCTTCTACGAGGTCCTGGTCCGCTCCTTCCAGGACAGCAACGGCGACGGAGTCGGCGACCTGAAGGGCATCACGTCCCGCCTGGACTACCTCCAGTGGCTGGGCGTGGACTGCCTCTGGCTGCCGCCGTTCTTCAACTCCCCGCTGCGGGACGGCGGCTACGACGTCGCCGACTACACCTCCGTGCTGCCCGAGTTCGGCGACCTGGCCGACTTCGTGGAGTTCGTGGACGCGGCCCACGCCCGCGGGATGCGCGTGATCATCGACTTCGTCATGAACCACACCAGTGACGCCCACCCGTGGTTCCAGCAGTCGCGTTCCGACCCGGACGGCCCGTACGGGGACTACTACGTCTGGGCGGACGACGACAAGCAGTTCGCGGACGCCCGGATCATCTTCGTCGACACCGAGACCTCCAACTGGACCTTCGACCCGGTCCGCAAGCAGTACTACTGGCACCGCTTCTTCTCCCACCAGCCGGACCTCAACTACGAGAACCCGGCGGTCCAGGAGGAGATCCTGTCCGCGCTGCGCTTCTGGCTGGACCTCGGCATCGACGGCTTCCGGCTCGACGCGGTGCCGTACCTGTACCAGCAGGAGGGCACCAACTGCGAGAACCTGCCCGCGACCCACGCCTTCCTCAAGCGGGTCCGCAAGGAGATCGACGACCACTACCCGGACACGGTGCTGCTCGCCGAGGCCAACCAGTGGCCGGAGGACGTGGTCGACTACTTCGGCGACTTCCGCTCGGGCGGCGACGAGTGCCACATGGCCTTCCACTTCCCGGTGATGCCGCGGATCTTCATGGCCGTGCGGCGCGAGTCCCGCTACCCGGTCTCCGAGATCCTGGCGAAGACCCCGGAGATCCCCTCCGGCTGCCAGTGGGGCATCTTCCTGCGCAACCACGACGAGCTCACCCTCGAGATGGTCACGGACGAAGAGCGCGACTACATGTACGCCGAGTACGCCAAGGACCCGCGAATGCGGGCCAACATCGGCATCCGGCGGCGGCTCGCCCCGCTCCTCGACAACGACCGCAAGCAGATGGAGCTGTTCACCGCCCTGCTGTTCTCCCTGCCGGGCTCGCCGGTGCTGTACTACGGCGACGAGATCGGCATGGGCGACAACATCTGGCTGGGCGACCGGGACGGGGTGCGCACCCCGATGCAGTGGACCCCGGACCGCAACGCGGGCTTCTCGTCCTGCGATCCGGGGCGGCTGTACCTGCCGGCCATCATGGACCCGGTGCACGGCTACCAGGTGACCAACGTCGAGGCGGGCATGGCCTCGCCGTCCTCGCTGCTGCACTGGACAAAGCGGATGATCGAGATCCGGAAGCAGAACCGGGCCTTCGGGCTCGGCACGTACACCGAACTGCCCTCGTCCAACCCGGCGGTGCTGGCCTTCCTGCGCGAGTCCGCCGACGACCTGGTGCTGTGCGTGAACAACTTCTCCCGCTTCGCCCAGCCGACGGAGCTGGACCTGCGCCGTTTCGACGGGGCGAAGCCGGTGGAACTGATCGGCGGGGTGGAGTTCCCGCCGATCGGACAGTGGCCGTACCTGCTGACCCTCGCCGGACACGGCTTCTACTGGTTCCGCCTCAAGCAGTCCTGA
- a CDS encoding DUF6817 domain-containing protein → MTSPSAAHELLRARGADTIDHPGGTLLSHLDRVEARLAAWGARDDLRLAGLCHAFYGTDGFAESLLPLERRADLAAAVGPAAEELVYFYASCDRDFSYPGLAAGDGLFRDRFTGEEFVPTARQRADFAELTAANELDVLAVNAVFRQRYRTPLLRLFTRWRPLLGEAAYADVRGLLSMTVDERRAFLRRLRRGAVHTGTVSRIEPWGVFVDLGGVDGMINAAELSWERYEDYADVVSVGEELEVEVVDVDLDRERISLSRKALLPDPWPAFAREAPGRVVTGPVTKVVPFGVFVCVADGIEGLVHADALGGVLPAEGEELTVEVVGVELPARRVRLVPRR, encoded by the coding sequence ATGACGAGTCCTTCGGCAGCCCACGAGCTGCTCCGCGCCCGCGGCGCCGACACGATCGACCACCCGGGCGGCACCCTCCTGTCCCACCTCGACCGGGTCGAGGCCCGGCTCGCCGCCTGGGGCGCCCGGGACGACCTCCGGCTGGCGGGCCTGTGCCACGCCTTCTACGGCACCGACGGCTTCGCCGAGAGCCTGCTGCCCCTGGAGCGGCGAGCGGACCTGGCGGCGGCGGTCGGCCCGGCGGCCGAGGAGCTGGTGTACTTCTACGCGAGCTGCGACCGGGATTTCTCCTACCCGGGCCTGGCGGCCGGGGACGGGCTCTTCCGCGACCGTTTCACGGGCGAGGAGTTCGTGCCGACGGCCCGGCAGCGGGCGGATTTCGCGGAACTGACGGCGGCGAACGAGCTGGACGTGCTGGCCGTGAACGCGGTGTTCCGGCAGCGGTACCGGACTCCGCTGCTGCGGCTGTTCACCCGGTGGCGGCCGCTCCTGGGCGAGGCGGCGTACGCGGACGTACGGGGGCTGCTGTCGATGACGGTCGACGAGCGCCGGGCCTTCCTGCGCCGGCTGCGGCGCGGTGCGGTCCACACCGGGACCGTGTCCCGCATCGAGCCGTGGGGCGTCTTCGTCGATCTCGGCGGTGTCGACGGGATGATCAACGCCGCCGAACTGTCCTGGGAGCGCTACGAGGACTACGCCGACGTCGTCTCCGTCGGCGAGGAGCTGGAGGTCGAGGTCGTCGACGTCGACCTCGACCGGGAGCGGATCTCGCTGTCCCGCAAGGCCCTGCTGCCGGACCCGTGGCCCGCGTTCGCCCGGGAGGCGCCGGGGCGGGTCGTCACCGGTCCGGTCACCAAGGTGGTGCCCTTCGGCGTCTTCGTCTGCGTCGCCGACGGGATCGAGGGCCTGGTCCACGCGGACGCGCTCGGCGGTGTGCTGCCCGCCGAGGGCGAGGAGCTGACCGTCGAGGTCGTCGGGGTCGAGCTGCCGGCCCGGCGGGTGCGGCTGGTCCCGCGCCGGTAG
- a CDS encoding nucleotidyl transferase AbiEii/AbiGii toxin family protein, giving the protein MTENPAGPGTTGESRAAYVSRGEELPRTLTAGIGGAAVRHRVFDPALKHFDEAFQPTDDVVEDPAVRARWQAARRTALDLVLAAVAGSSWADSLVLRGSMLMSAWFGDAARAPKDIDFVVVPDTWHIEEPRTLALLDGIAGAAERLARERPGDIRLSAGGAVSEYIWTYERVPGRRLVIPWSAPGLPGGQVQLDFVFNERLPVPPRPAEVAGVRLMAADRELSLAWKLMWLSCDMYPQAKDLYDAVLLAESCTMPLGLLETVLREADEWPGRPNEPLNPGMFEEAAREADWDGFPAGHPDTEAVRRDLTARLVTALAPLFPEEAAS; this is encoded by the coding sequence ATGACGGAGAACCCCGCGGGGCCGGGCACCACCGGCGAGAGCCGCGCCGCGTACGTGAGCCGCGGGGAAGAGCTGCCCCGCACCCTGACCGCGGGCATCGGGGGCGCCGCCGTCCGGCACCGGGTCTTCGACCCCGCCCTCAAGCACTTCGACGAAGCGTTCCAGCCCACCGACGACGTCGTCGAGGACCCCGCGGTCCGCGCCCGCTGGCAGGCCGCCCGCCGCACGGCCCTCGACCTCGTGCTCGCGGCCGTCGCCGGGTCGTCGTGGGCGGACTCCCTGGTCCTGCGCGGCAGCATGCTGATGTCGGCCTGGTTCGGGGACGCCGCCCGCGCGCCCAAGGACATCGACTTCGTCGTCGTCCCCGACACCTGGCACATCGAGGAGCCCCGCACCCTCGCCCTCCTGGACGGCATCGCCGGGGCCGCCGAGCGGCTCGCCCGGGAACGGCCCGGCGACATCCGGTTGTCCGCCGGGGGCGCCGTGTCGGAGTACATCTGGACCTACGAGCGGGTGCCCGGCCGGCGCCTCGTCATCCCCTGGAGCGCCCCCGGTCTCCCCGGCGGCCAGGTCCAGCTCGACTTCGTCTTCAACGAGCGCCTCCCCGTCCCGCCCCGCCCGGCCGAGGTCGCCGGCGTGCGGCTGATGGCGGCGGACCGCGAGCTGTCCCTGGCCTGGAAGCTCATGTGGCTGAGCTGCGACATGTACCCCCAGGCCAAGGACCTCTACGACGCCGTCCTCCTCGCCGAGAGCTGCACGATGCCGCTCGGCCTCCTGGAGACGGTGCTGCGCGAGGCGGACGAGTGGCCGGGCCGCCCGAACGAGCCGCTGAACCCCGGCATGTTCGAGGAGGCCGCCCGTGAGGCCGACTGGGACGGCTTCCCGGCCGGCCACCCGGACACCGAGGCCGTACGACGAGACCTGACCGCCCGCCTGGTGACCGCGCTGGCCCCGCTCTTCCCGGAGGAAGCCGCGTCCTAG
- a CDS encoding HelD family protein, protein MSTEEFRNEQKFITELYARLDALRDQAEAGVAAALATPGAGSAQARLERDVLVAEQSGLLAALDAGESGLCFGRLVFQDGRDHHIGRLGIREDDAHRTPLVVDWRADIARPFYLATGYEPMGLRRRRHLTTRGREVVSLHDEVLDLADATRTGHENRDADEVLLAALDAARTGRMHDIVQTIQAEQDAIIRSPHGGVLVVEGGPGTGKTAVALHRAAYLLYAHREQLARRAVLIVGPNPAFLGYIGNVLPSLGETGVLLATPGELFPGVRATGTDTPRAAAVKGSAAMADALANAVRDRQQVPERGAPLIVPHDDGDLVIDWDMALEARHRARETFLPHNLARPYFVFAILDALAEQLADRIGADPYGGPNFLGPDDRALLAKGVAANPEVHRALDTLWPPLTPQEFLADYLAEPTHLDEEDAAAIRRDGGPWTPADVPLLDEAAELLGEDDAAARAAEEAERQKRIQYAQGVLDVSYASRTYEFEDKEELDKDASEVLSAHDIIDAERFAERHEEADHRSAAERAAADRTWAFGHIIVDEAQELSAMLWRLLMRRSPTRSMTLVGDPAQTGDPAGVGAWEEILAPYVEDRWQLVRLGVNYRTPAEIMAVAAAVRREADPDFEPPSSVRSTGVEPWDRTVEDPVKETADAVAAEARPEGRLAVIAPEALHPALIAALPDASYGPAPDLTSPVVLLDPRQAKGLEFDTVLVVDPDGIRAGAAHGTNDLYVALTRATQRLGVIRPA, encoded by the coding sequence TTGTCAACCGAAGAATTTCGGAACGAGCAGAAATTCATCACCGAGCTCTACGCCCGACTCGACGCCCTCAGGGACCAGGCCGAGGCCGGCGTCGCGGCCGCCCTCGCCACGCCCGGCGCGGGCAGCGCCCAGGCCCGCCTGGAGCGGGACGTGCTCGTCGCCGAACAGTCCGGACTGCTCGCCGCCCTCGATGCCGGCGAGAGCGGACTCTGCTTCGGCCGGCTCGTCTTCCAGGACGGCCGCGACCACCACATCGGCCGCCTCGGCATCCGCGAGGACGACGCCCACCGCACCCCGCTCGTCGTCGACTGGCGCGCCGACATCGCCCGCCCCTTCTACCTCGCCACCGGCTACGAGCCGATGGGCCTGCGGCGCAGGCGCCACCTCACCACCCGGGGCCGTGAGGTCGTCTCCCTCCACGACGAGGTCCTCGACCTGGCCGACGCCACCCGCACCGGCCACGAGAACCGCGACGCCGACGAGGTGCTCCTCGCCGCCCTCGACGCCGCCCGAACCGGCCGCATGCACGACATCGTGCAGACCATCCAGGCCGAGCAGGACGCCATCATCCGCTCCCCGCACGGCGGCGTCCTCGTCGTCGAGGGCGGACCCGGCACCGGCAAGACCGCCGTCGCCCTGCACCGCGCCGCCTACCTGCTCTACGCCCACCGCGAGCAGCTCGCCAGGCGGGCCGTGCTCATCGTCGGCCCCAACCCCGCCTTCCTCGGCTACATCGGCAACGTCCTGCCCTCCCTCGGCGAGACCGGTGTCCTGCTCGCCACCCCCGGTGAGCTCTTCCCCGGCGTCCGCGCCACCGGCACCGACACCCCCCGCGCGGCCGCCGTCAAGGGCTCCGCCGCCATGGCCGACGCGCTCGCGAACGCCGTACGGGACCGCCAGCAGGTGCCCGAGCGCGGCGCGCCGCTGATCGTCCCGCACGACGACGGCGACCTCGTCATCGACTGGGACATGGCCCTCGAAGCCCGCCACCGGGCCCGCGAGACCTTCCTGCCGCACAACCTGGCCCGCCCCTACTTCGTCTTCGCGATCCTCGACGCGCTCGCCGAACAGCTCGCCGACCGCATCGGCGCCGACCCCTACGGCGGACCCAACTTCCTCGGCCCCGACGACCGTGCCCTGCTCGCCAAGGGCGTCGCCGCCAACCCCGAGGTGCACCGCGCCCTCGACACCCTCTGGCCGCCCCTCACCCCGCAGGAGTTCCTCGCCGACTACCTCGCCGAACCCACCCACCTCGACGAGGAGGACGCCGCCGCCATCCGCCGGGACGGCGGACCGTGGACGCCCGCCGACGTCCCGCTGCTCGACGAGGCCGCCGAACTCCTCGGCGAGGACGACGCCGCAGCCCGCGCCGCCGAGGAGGCCGAGCGGCAGAAGCGGATCCAGTACGCGCAGGGCGTCCTCGACGTCTCCTACGCCTCGCGCACCTACGAGTTCGAGGACAAGGAGGAGCTCGACAAGGACGCCTCCGAGGTGCTGTCCGCACACGACATCATCGACGCCGAACGCTTCGCCGAACGGCACGAGGAGGCCGACCACCGCAGCGCCGCCGAACGCGCCGCCGCCGACCGCACCTGGGCGTTCGGGCACATCATCGTCGACGAGGCGCAGGAGCTGTCCGCGATGCTGTGGCGCCTCCTGATGCGCCGCAGCCCCACCCGCTCCATGACCCTGGTCGGCGACCCGGCGCAGACCGGCGACCCGGCGGGCGTCGGCGCCTGGGAGGAGATCCTCGCGCCGTACGTGGAGGACCGCTGGCAGCTCGTACGGCTCGGCGTCAACTACCGCACGCCCGCCGAGATCATGGCGGTCGCCGCCGCCGTGCGCCGCGAGGCCGACCCGGACTTCGAGCCGCCGAGCTCGGTGCGGTCCACGGGCGTCGAGCCCTGGGACCGCACCGTCGAGGACCCGGTGAAGGAGACCGCCGACGCGGTGGCGGCCGAGGCACGGCCCGAGGGCAGGCTCGCCGTCATCGCACCCGAGGCCCTGCACCCCGCCCTGATCGCGGCCCTTCCCGACGCCTCGTACGGCCCCGCGCCCGACCTGACGAGCCCGGTCGTCCTGCTCGACCCGCGCCAGGCCAAGGGCCTGGAGTTCGACACCGTCCTGGTCGTCGACCCCGACGGCATCCGGGCCGGCGCCGCGCACGGGACCAACGACCTGTACGTGGCACTGACCCGGGCCACCCAGCGCCTGGGCGTGATCAGGCCGGCCTGA
- the thrS gene encoding threonine--tRNA ligase: MNDSGNVVDHRRLGRELDLFDTDPLIGAGLPYWLPDGAAVRAALEEYVREAERRAGYRHVYSPVLGKRELYEISGHWSHYGDDMFPPMEVGGEQFVLRPSLCPHHALIFRSRARSHRELPLRMAELGGMYRSELSGVLGGLTRVRAIQLNDAHVFCTLDQVAEEAAGALELIRRAYEAMGIEPARYRLSLPGPGGKYVAAPEKWERSTALLREVLDASGLDYEEAEGEAAFYGPKIDVQVADPAGRESTLSTVQVDFHQPERFDLRYIGPDGARHRPVMVHRSVVGSVERAVAHLVEHHAGAFPAWLAPVQLAVLPVSDEAAPAADRLAGRCAERGLRAEVSGPGRGTLGARIRASRLVPYQAVIGPKEAAADEVSLRLRDGRRLPPMPAAELLDRVGAVVAARSTGLWD; encoded by the coding sequence ATGAACGACTCCGGAAACGTCGTCGACCACCGCAGGCTCGGCCGGGAGCTGGACCTGTTCGACACCGATCCGCTGATCGGGGCCGGGCTGCCGTACTGGCTGCCCGACGGGGCCGCCGTACGGGCCGCACTCGAGGAGTACGTACGGGAGGCGGAGCGGCGGGCCGGATACCGGCACGTGTACTCGCCGGTGCTCGGCAAACGCGAGCTGTACGAGATCTCCGGCCACTGGTCGCACTACGGCGACGACATGTTCCCGCCGATGGAGGTCGGCGGGGAGCAGTTCGTGCTGCGGCCCAGCCTCTGCCCGCACCACGCCCTGATCTTCCGCTCCCGCGCCCGCAGCCATCGGGAGTTGCCGCTGAGAATGGCCGAGTTGGGCGGCATGTACCGCTCCGAGCTGTCCGGGGTCCTCGGCGGGCTGACCCGGGTGCGGGCCATCCAGCTCAACGACGCCCATGTCTTCTGCACCCTCGACCAGGTCGCCGAGGAGGCCGCCGGGGCGCTGGAGCTGATCCGGCGGGCGTACGAGGCCATGGGCATCGAGCCCGCCCGCTACCGCCTCTCGCTGCCCGGACCGGGCGGCAAGTACGTCGCCGCGCCCGAGAAGTGGGAGCGGTCCACCGCCCTGCTGCGCGAGGTCCTGGACGCCTCCGGGCTCGACTACGAGGAGGCGGAGGGCGAGGCCGCGTTCTACGGGCCGAAGATCGACGTGCAGGTCGCCGACCCGGCCGGGCGCGAGTCGACCCTCTCCACCGTCCAGGTCGACTTCCACCAGCCCGAGCGGTTCGACCTGCGCTACATCGGCCCGGACGGCGCACGGCACCGTCCGGTGATGGTCCACCGCTCGGTCGTCGGCAGCGTGGAGCGCGCCGTCGCGCACCTCGTCGAGCACCACGCCGGCGCCTTCCCCGCCTGGCTCGCCCCCGTCCAGCTCGCCGTCCTGCCCGTCTCGGACGAGGCCGCCCCGGCCGCCGACCGCCTCGCCGGCCGGTGCGCCGAACGGGGCCTGCGCGCCGAGGTCTCCGGCCCCGGCCGCGGCACCCTGGGCGCCCGCATCCGCGCCTCCCGGCTCGTCCCGTACCAGGCCGTCATCGGCCCGAAGGAGGCCGCCGCCGACGAGGTCTCCCTCCGCCTGCGCGACGGCCGCCGGCTCCCGCCGATGCCGGCCGCCGAACTCCTCGACCGGGTGGGCGCGGTGGTGGCGGCGCGCTCGACCGGGCTGTGGGACTAG
- a CDS encoding maltokinase N-terminal cap-like domain-containing protein, which produces MPETASTTRAPDALLPSLTPLLHTWLPRQRWFAGKGRRVTGFTLDAATELLPLDGTGPGLLHLLVRVEQPGRPAGTPADCYQVLLGVRSQLPPRLAPALIGRIRQGPLAGRAVYEALRDPRLAGLLYERLRSPGRTGPLRFHTTAPLPPALAPRVLDAEQSNSSLVYGDSFILKIFRRVSPGANPDLELPLALARAGCARVPAPVAWFETGTATLGVLQPYLRDSRDGWRLALDALADGREFTREAHALGRATAEVHLALATALPTERLPRDRAEHLAAAMDARLHSAAQAVPALLPYVPGLRAVFAAAGDSLGSGRLQRIHGDLHLGQTLRGSDGAWAVIDFEGEPAKPLDERRSAQPPVRDIAGMLRSFDYAARTHRPWNAEWAARCRAAYCTGYAEASGTDPRDHPALLRAYETDKAVYEVVYEARHRPDWLPVPMAAIERLAGAGAE; this is translated from the coding sequence ATGCCGGAGACCGCATCCACCACCCGGGCCCCGGATGCCCTCCTACCGTCGCTCACGCCCTTGCTGCACACCTGGCTGCCACGGCAGCGCTGGTTCGCCGGCAAGGGCCGCCGGGTCACCGGGTTCACCCTGGACGCGGCCACCGAGCTGCTGCCGCTGGACGGCACCGGACCCGGTCTCCTCCACCTGCTCGTACGGGTGGAGCAACCCGGCCGGCCGGCCGGGACGCCCGCCGACTGCTACCAGGTGCTCCTGGGCGTGCGGAGCCAGTTGCCGCCCCGCCTCGCCCCCGCGCTGATCGGCCGGATCCGCCAGGGTCCGCTCGCCGGACGGGCGGTCTACGAGGCCCTGCGCGACCCACGGCTCGCCGGGCTGCTCTACGAAAGGCTGCGCAGCCCCGGCCGGACCGGGCCGCTGCGCTTCCACACCACCGCGCCGCTGCCGCCCGCGCTCGCCCCCAGGGTCCTGGACGCCGAGCAGTCCAACTCCTCCCTGGTCTACGGAGATTCGTTCATCCTCAAGATCTTCCGGCGGGTCAGTCCGGGCGCCAACCCGGACCTGGAGCTGCCGCTGGCCCTCGCCCGGGCCGGCTGTGCCCGGGTGCCGGCCCCGGTCGCCTGGTTCGAGACGGGCACGGCGACGCTCGGGGTGCTGCAGCCCTATCTGCGCGACTCGCGCGACGGCTGGCGCCTCGCCCTCGACGCGCTCGCCGACGGGCGCGAGTTCACCCGGGAGGCGCACGCGCTGGGCCGCGCCACGGCGGAGGTCCACCTCGCCCTGGCCACCGCCCTGCCCACCGAGCGGCTGCCGCGCGACCGGGCCGAGCACCTGGCTGCGGCGATGGACGCCCGGCTGCACAGCGCCGCCCAGGCCGTGCCCGCGCTGCTGCCGTACGTGCCGGGGCTGCGGGCCGTCTTCGCGGCGGCCGGCGACTCCCTCGGCTCGGGCCGGCTCCAGCGCATCCACGGCGACCTGCACCTCGGGCAGACGCTGCGGGGCTCCGACGGGGCCTGGGCGGTGATCGACTTCGAGGGCGAGCCCGCCAAGCCGCTGGACGAGCGCCGCAGCGCACAGCCGCCGGTCCGCGACATCGCCGGCATGCTCCGCTCCTTCGACTACGCGGCCCGCACGCACCGCCCCTGGAACGCGGAGTGGGCGGCCCGCTGCCGCGCCGCCTACTGCACCGGCTACGCGGAGGCCTCCGGCACGGACCCCCGCGACCATCCGGCGCTGCTGCGGGCCTACGAGACGGACAAGGCGGTCTACGAGGTCGTCTACGAGGCCCGCCACCGCCCCGACTGGCTCCCGGTGCCGATGGCGGCGATCGAACGCCTGGCGGGGGCGGGGGCGGAGTGA